Genomic window (Streptomyces cadmiisoli):
CGTAGACGCTGCCGGAGCCGCCCGTGAACACGACGCCGCCCACCACGACCGCGCTGACGACGGTCAGTTCGTAGCCGTTGCCGGTGCCCGAGTCGACGTTGCCGAACCGGGCCAGGTACATCGCGCCGGCGAGTCCGGCGAGGGCGCCGCAGAAGGTGTAGGCGGTGAGGATCCGCTTGCGGACCGGGATGCCGGCCAGGCGCGCGGCCTCCGGGTTGGAGCCGAGCGCGTACAGCTCGCGGCCGCTGCCGTAGTGCTTGAGGTAGTACGCCGTCGCCACCAGGACCGCGAGGGCGATCAGCGCCAGCCACGGCACCGCCGAGAGGCCGCCGGAGCCGAAGTCGACGAATCCGCCCGGCAGATCGGCCGCGGTGATCTGGCGCGAGCCGACCCAGATGGAGTCGATGCCGCGGATGATGTAGAGGGTGCCCAGCGTCACGACCAGCGCGGGCACCTGGCCGAGGCTCACGAGGAGGCCGTTGAGCAGGCCGAAGCCGACCCCCGTCAGCACCGCCAGCAGCACGGCCACCACGGGGTTGCCGCCACCGTGGAGGTAGGTCCCGGCGGCGAAGGCGCTGATGCCGAGGGTGGAGCCGACCGACAGGTCGACGTTGCGGGTGATGACGACCAGGGACTGGCCGGTGGCGACCAGGACCAGGATCGTCGCGTTCAGCAGCAGGTCCTTGATGCCCTGCTCGGACAGGAACTCGCTGTTGCCGGCCTGGGTGACGGCGATCATCACCAGGAACACCACGAGGATGGCGAGTTCGCGCATCTTGAAGACGCGGTCGACCAGTCGGGTCCCGCTGGACCTGGGCACTTCGGCGGCCGGGGCGGGGTTCGGCGCGGTCACGGTCATGCTGCGGCCCTTTCGTCCGCTGCCCCGCCCGCGCGGCGTGCGGGTGCGGGTACGGCGGTCGTCGTCGTCTGCGGTGCGGCGCCGGCGCGTGCTGCGCCACGGCCCGACGGGCGCGGGAGGTACCCCGGGCGGCTCACGCGGCCCTCCCGGTGGCCGCGGCCATCACGCTTTCCTCGGTGGCGTCGGAGCGCGGGATCTCGGCGGTGAGCCGGCCCTCGTGCATCACCAGCACGCGGTCGGCCATGCCGAGGATCTCGGGCAGGTCGGAGGAGATCATCAGTACCGCCACTCCGTCGGCGGCCAGTTCGCTCAGCAGCCGGTGCACCTCCGCCTTGGTGCCGACGTCGATGCCGCGGGTCGGCTCGTCGACGATCAGCACCTTGGGCCGGGTCGCGAGCCACTTGGCGAGCACGACCTTCTGCTGGTTGCCGCCCGACAGGGTGGCGACGGCATCGGCGATCCGGGCGTACTTGACCTGGAGCCTGACCGCCCAGTCCAGGGAGCGGCTGCGTTCGGCTCCGCGGTCCACGAGGCCGGCCCGCACGGTGGTCCGGAGTCCGGTGAGCCCGATGTTGCGTTCGATGGACATGTCCATCACCAGGCCCTGGGCGCGCCGGTCCTCGGGAACCAGGGCCAGCCCGGCGGCCATCGCGGTGGACGGGGCGCCGTTGATCAGCCTGCGCCCGTCGATCTCGACCTCGCCGGCGTCCCACCGGTCGACCCCGAAGACGGCCCGCGCCACCTCGGTGCGCCCGGCGCCGACGAGTCCCGCGAGGCCGACGATCTCGCCGCGCCGCACATCGAAGGAGACGTCGGTGAAGACGCCCTCGCGGGTCAGCCGGCGCACGCTGAGGGCGACCTCGCCGGGGCGGACGTCCTGCTTGGGGTACAGCTCGTCGAGGTCCCGGCCGACCATCCGGCGGACCAGGTCGTCCTCGGTCATGCCGTCGAGGGGTTCGGAGGCGATCCAGGCGCCGTCGCGCAGGGTGGTGACCCTCCGGCAGATCCGGAAGATCTCCTCCAGCCGGTGCGAGATGAACAGGACGGCGGCGCCCTGCTCCTCCAGCGTGCGCACGACGCCGAAGAGGCGGGCCACCTCGCTGCCGGTGAGCGCGGCCGTCGGCTCGTCCATGATCAGGACCCGGGCGTCGAAGGAGAGCGCCTTGGCGATCTCCACGATCTGCTGGTCGGCGATGGACAGACCGCGGGCGGGGCGCTCGGGGTCGAGTTCGACGCCGAGGCGCTGCATCAGGGCGGCGGTCGCGGCGTGCGTGGCCCGGTGGTCGATGCGGCCGAGGCTGCGGCGGGGCCGGCGGCCCATGAAGATGTTCTCCGCGATCGACAGGTCGGGGAAGAGGGTGGGCTCCTGGTAGATCACGGCGATCCCGGCGTCGCGGGCGTCGCCGGGTCCGTGGAAGTGGACGGGCTCGCCGTCGAGCAGCACCTGGCCGGCGTCCGGCCGGTGCACTCCGGCGAGCGTCTTGATGAGCGTCGACTTGCCGGCACCGTTCTCACCGGCGAGGGCGTGCACCTCGCCGGGGAACAGCTCCAGGGACACGTCCCGCAGGGCGCGCACCGCGCCGAACGATTTGGAGATGCCCTTGAGCGCCAGTACCGGGGTCGGCCCCGTGTCGGACGGGTGGGTCATGAGGGGCTCCTCGACGACGCGGCGGAGCGGCAGGGCGGCCCCCACGGCGTCGTGAAAGGTTTCAACTTGGTTGCCGGGACGTTAGGCGGGTCGGACACCGCGCGTCAATGGGTACGAGTCGAAAAGCCTGCGGCAGCCTCAAGGTCACAACGGAGTCACGAAAGGCGGTCTTGGTCAGGGTGCTTGACACCCCTGCCGGGTGCTCATAGCTTGCGGTTGTTCTGAATCGTTTCATCGGTGCATGTCAGCGACCTGTTCCGACCGCATGCCACAGGAGCCCAGCAGTGACCGATCTCGCCGCGGTGAAGGCCGCGCTCAGGACCCAGGCAGTCGAGACGCCGTCATGGGCGTACGGGAACTCCGGGACGCGCTTCAAGGTGTTCGCCCAGCAGGGCATACCCCGCGATCCGCGCGAGAAGCTGGACGACGCCGCGAAGGTCCACGAGTTCACCGGCGTCGCCCCGACCGTCGCCCTGCACATCCCGTGGGACAGGGTCGACGGAGCCGGCGGCTACGCAGGGCTCGCCGAGCACGCCGCGCAGCGCGGTGTGAAGCTGGGCGCGATCAACTCCAACACCTTCCAGGACGACGCCTACCGGCTGGGCAGCATCTGCCACCCGGACGCCGCGGTGCGGCGCAAGGCGGTCGACCACCTGCTGGAGTGCGTCGACATCATGGACGCGACCGGTTCCCGGGACCTGAAGCTGTGGTTCGCGGACGGCACGAACTACCCCGGCCAGGACGACGTGCGCGAGCGGCAGGACCGGCTCGCCGAAGGACTCGCCCGGGTCTACGAGCGACTGGGCGAACAGCAGCGGATGCTGCTGGAGTACAAGTTCTTCGAGCCGGCCTTCTACACCACCGACGTGCCGGACTGGGGGACGGCCTACGCGCACTGTCTGAAGCTCGGGCCGAGGGCGCAGGTGGTCGTCGACACGGGGCACCACGCGCCGGGCACCAACATCGAGTTCATCGTGGCCACCCTGCTGCGGGAGGGGAAGCTCGGCGGATTCGACTTCAACTCCCGGTTCTACGCGGACGACGACCTGATGGTCGGCGCGGCGGACCCCTTCCAGCTGTTCCGCATCATGTACGAGGTGACGCGCGGCGGCGGGTTCACCTCCGACACCGCGTTCATGCTCGACCAGTGCCACAACATCGAACCGAAGATCCCCGCGATCATCCGGTCGGTGATGAATGTGCAGGAGGCGACGGCGAAGGCGCTGCTCGTCGACCGGGAGGCGCTGGCGGCGGCGCAGCGGGCCGAGGACGTGCTGGGCGCGAACGCCGTGGTCATGGACGCGTACAACACGGACGTGCGGCCGCTGCTGCGCGAACTGCGCGAGGAGATGGGCCTGGACCCCGAGCCGATGGCCGCGTACGCGCGGTCCGGGTACGCCGAGAAGATCGTCGCGGAGCGGGTCGGCGGGCAGCAGGCGGGCTGGGGCGCGTGAGCACCCTCCCCGTGGCGCCCGCCGTGTGACGCCCGGCCGCGGGCCGCGGGCCGGATGTGGCCGGCCGCGCGGCTCCCGGCGCCCCTGATACGTCACCCACCCCCGCTCCCCGCCCCCGACCCAGGCCTTCCCCCTCTCCCACGTAAGGACTGAATGTTCATGGCACCCCACCCCGAGGCCGCCGCCCTCCTGGCGCGGTCGCACCGGCTCGGCTCCGACCCCCGCAACACCAACTACGCCGGCGGCAACGCCTCCGCGAAGGGCACCGACACCGATCCCGTGACCGGCGGCGACGTGGAGCTGATGTGGGTCAAGGGATCCGGCGGCGACCTCGGCACACTGACCGAGGCGGGCCTGGCCGTACTGCGGCTCGACCGGCTGCGCGCACTGTGCGACGTCTACCCCGGGGTCGACCGGGAGGACGAGATGGTCGCCGCCTTCGACTACTGCCTGCACGGCAAGGGCGGCGCCGCGCCGTCCATCGACACCGCCATGCACGGTCTGGTCGACGCCGCGCACGTCGACCACCTGCACCCCGACTCCGGAATCGCGCTGGCCTGCGCCGCCGACGGCGAGAAACTGACCGCCGAGTGCTTCGGCGACAGCGTGGTGTGGGTGCCGTGGCGCCGGCCCGGCTTCCAGCTCGGGCTGGACATCGCGGCGGTCAAGGCGGCCAACCCGCAGGCCGTCGGCGTGATCCTGGGCGGTCACGGCATCACCGCCTGGGGCGACACCGCCGAGGAGTGCGAACGCAACTCGCTGCACATCATCGGCACCGCGGAGGCGTTTCTCGCCGAGCGCGGCCGGCCCGAACCCTTCGGACCGGTCGTCGAGGGCTACGAGGCGCTGCCCGGGGCCGAGCGGCGGGAGCGGGCGGCGGCACTGGCCCCCTACGTCCGGGCGGTGGCCTCCCAGGACCGGGCGCAGGTCGGGCACTTCACCGACACGGACGTGGTGCTGGACTTCCTGGCCCGGGCGGAGCATCCGCGGCTCGCCGCGCTCGGCACCTCCTGCCCCGACCACTTCCTGCGCACCAAGGTCCGCCCCCTCGTCCTCGACCTGCCGCCGACGGCCCCGCTGGACGAGGCGATCGCCCGCCTGAAGGAACTGCACGCCGCCTACCGCGAGGAGTACGCCGCCTACTACACGCGGCACGCCGGACCCGACTCCCCGGCGATGCGCGGCGCCGACCCGGCGATCGTGCTCGTGCCGGGCGTGGGCATGTTCAGCTTCGGCAAGGACAAGCAGACCGCCCGGGTCGCGGGCGAGTTCTACGTCAACGCCGTCAACGTGATGCGGGGCGCCGAGGCCGTCTCGGCGTACGCGCCGATCGAGGAGTCGGAGAAGTTCCGCATCGAGTACTGGGCGCTGGAGGAGGCCAAGCTGCAGCGGATGCCGCGCCCCAAGGCGCTGGCGACGCGGGTGG
Coding sequences:
- a CDS encoding ABC transporter permease, with the translated sequence MTVTAPNPAPAAEVPRSSGTRLVDRVFKMRELAILVVFLVMIAVTQAGNSEFLSEQGIKDLLLNATILVLVATGQSLVVITRNVDLSVGSTLGISAFAAGTYLHGGGNPVVAVLLAVLTGVGFGLLNGLLVSLGQVPALVVTLGTLYIIRGIDSIWVGSRQITAADLPGGFVDFGSGGLSAVPWLALIALAVLVATAYYLKHYGSGRELYALGSNPEAARLAGIPVRKRILTAYTFCGALAGLAGAMYLARFGNVDSGTGNGYELTVVSAVVVGGVVFTGGSGSVYGAALGALLLTSINSVLPALGVSSVWVLAINGILLILAIAVDRVVALRVASALKKRNVRHA
- a CDS encoding sugar ABC transporter ATP-binding protein; translation: MTHPSDTGPTPVLALKGISKSFGAVRALRDVSLELFPGEVHALAGENGAGKSTLIKTLAGVHRPDAGQVLLDGEPVHFHGPGDARDAGIAVIYQEPTLFPDLSIAENIFMGRRPRRSLGRIDHRATHAATAALMQRLGVELDPERPARGLSIADQQIVEIAKALSFDARVLIMDEPTAALTGSEVARLFGVVRTLEEQGAAVLFISHRLEEIFRICRRVTTLRDGAWIASEPLDGMTEDDLVRRMVGRDLDELYPKQDVRPGEVALSVRRLTREGVFTDVSFDVRRGEIVGLAGLVGAGRTEVARAVFGVDRWDAGEVEIDGRRLINGAPSTAMAAGLALVPEDRRAQGLVMDMSIERNIGLTGLRTTVRAGLVDRGAERSRSLDWAVRLQVKYARIADAVATLSGGNQQKVVLAKWLATRPKVLIVDEPTRGIDVGTKAEVHRLLSELAADGVAVLMISSDLPEILGMADRVLVMHEGRLTAEIPRSDATEESVMAAATGRAA
- the rhaI gene encoding L-rhamnose isomerase, which produces MTDLAAVKAALRTQAVETPSWAYGNSGTRFKVFAQQGIPRDPREKLDDAAKVHEFTGVAPTVALHIPWDRVDGAGGYAGLAEHAAQRGVKLGAINSNTFQDDAYRLGSICHPDAAVRRKAVDHLLECVDIMDATGSRDLKLWFADGTNYPGQDDVRERQDRLAEGLARVYERLGEQQRMLLEYKFFEPAFYTTDVPDWGTAYAHCLKLGPRAQVVVDTGHHAPGTNIEFIVATLLREGKLGGFDFNSRFYADDDLMVGAADPFQLFRIMYEVTRGGGFTSDTAFMLDQCHNIEPKIPAIIRSVMNVQEATAKALLVDREALAAAQRAEDVLGANAVVMDAYNTDVRPLLRELREEMGLDPEPMAAYARSGYAEKIVAERVGGQQAGWGA
- a CDS encoding bifunctional aldolase/short-chain dehydrogenase, with translation MAPHPEAAALLARSHRLGSDPRNTNYAGGNASAKGTDTDPVTGGDVELMWVKGSGGDLGTLTEAGLAVLRLDRLRALCDVYPGVDREDEMVAAFDYCLHGKGGAAPSIDTAMHGLVDAAHVDHLHPDSGIALACAADGEKLTAECFGDSVVWVPWRRPGFQLGLDIAAVKAANPQAVGVILGGHGITAWGDTAEECERNSLHIIGTAEAFLAERGRPEPFGPVVEGYEALPGAERRERAAALAPYVRAVASQDRAQVGHFTDTDVVLDFLARAEHPRLAALGTSCPDHFLRTKVRPLVLDLPPTAPLDEAIARLKELHAAYREEYAAYYTRHAGPDSPAMRGADPAIVLVPGVGMFSFGKDKQTARVAGEFYVNAVNVMRGAEAVSAYAPIEESEKFRIEYWALEEAKLQRMPRPKALATRVALVTGAGSGIGKAIAGRLVAEGACVVVADLNAENAAAVAEELGGPDRAVAVTVDVTSEEQIAEAFKAAALAFGGVDLVVNNAGISVSRPLLETSAEDWDLQHDIMARGSFLVSREAARTMIAQGLGGDIVYIASKNAVFAGPNNIAYSATKADQAHQVRLLAAELGEHGIRVNGVNPDGVVRGSGIFAGGWGAQRAAVYGVPEEKLGEFYAQRTILKREVLPEHVANAVFALTGGELSHTTGLHVPVDAGVAAAFLR